Proteins encoded within one genomic window of Episyrphus balteatus chromosome 1, idEpiBalt1.1, whole genome shotgun sequence:
- the LOC129909772 gene encoding dedicator of cytokinesis protein 9 isoform X4 — MTERKFTRGLNKPGMAAQLRETVSQVVRESAVLNKPSVVEPIDFEGFIAKNKTLIQNDPHRELLMYPSDDVSEVVLPRKFRTISSTIPKFSAPPNTTIITHNNNVSSSHNGSISSSQQQNGNGNLSRQNSQSSTQSSSSPNGSLGSITSPLSATSSSSSSSSSTLKTSTGTISQRPSSPIGGTLLTRQALYTYQTNNHLVHYKYSTYGGTCHDLPKIIPAEQLKEELYEIDADQDRIDEQMTRSQADSITKQGYLLKGPDTSSDRMFANIGSKSFKRRYCYLRQEVDGTYILELHKDERQGEAKATIVMDFCTEVVQNPKRSRLCFELRMTAGHKSFTLAAENDEDFKDWLCKLSSVLQQNKIQEDKRVSSLERAPPPSPSTMMFGTLKGLDQSMNPQLIKYGRETDISIAQARRENRRRLFACYQSPSKATITDHVDQYREQFGQRILVTCNSLKFRLQNPTCEGEKESLCQVEPYITSLALYDAKAGRKLTETFYFDINSENVKDMLPSHCCGPKIEMNGSGPKKVMNGVDLPSELAKLPEDWLTYPKQAILSVTTPHPDVFLVVKIEKILQGGINQSTEPYLKAAKDPKAGLKLHKSVRSYSQKIGHYRMPFAWAARPLFRLYSSELDTTIEFPAIYRQDANRLKDEELLRLLAEYRKPDKFSKLTVIPGCIKIDIEGISELPNNSLTTTLAPLKPFPMPPVVEPTLELSEFQSTSERDINPYTTFVNHFFVYPIGLSFDSQKVFSRARNITVIIELRETDGDDSKALKCIYGRPGQDLFVSQIACPVLHHSTTPTWYEEIKLRLPLHLTQQHHLLFSFLHVSCNLAKKRDTNASFETPVGYAWLPLLNKGKINLEEQILPVAATLPSGYLSIQPLGLGKGQNCGPEIQWIDNQRPLFTVTFRLDSTVLTADQHLHNFFAHAEKLLESGKISAIPAESETCKILKAAHAIHITSLITFLPTVLNELFTLLVNTTSEEIGLNVIRLLTNIIHMVIEEAGRKELLASYCKYVFYAPNFSQKGLGSQTRTVHGELCRHLPSILHPNNTDFLIVNKFMKYSGIFFDIVIKSMAQHLLDTGRIRMHRNERFPKEFPAKIDSLIQVLVPYLIARYKDLPIETQQLNKSLSVFVKRCLTYMDRGFVFKLIRFYMESFAPGDPRTLQEFKFNFLQEICQHEHFVPLNLPFLLNPKNRPPEMMHHFTLSEDFCRQHFLSGLMLQEVKSSLNEMANVRRHALGIFKNLLAKHELDDRYQNRGQLGRIALLYVPWLGIVLENLNRIPDLMEEGAQKQPFGGENGSFTQRISSSSSYVFSKDIGVTSSASTPRARNRMTLHIEHPNPMRGSMNIKDSNYLAAIAGQIITNGNSETSLNSINSESGSNDTTHIHNDNEVALRNGHNRSISVTQPMTRSDKFSAIETKDLLTAFLFVIKHLAQDQMIGWWQNCTETEVVSFLTILDLCLVHFRYVGKKNLVLNEDLGKSSRLAKASTLPARMAPPNLENGNAHETGTLNLTQNRENLVEETVRSQLALYESNFATEVGMIILDCMGLYSIQFRDKLNESCVLPKLARVYLRYLQLGQSENLSKHVFAALRAFINNFSPALFKGNALLCGQMVYELLKACDSRLVTIRHESCAVLYLLMRSNFEFSGRKGLTRVHLQVIISVSQMIGNVIGLNNARFQESLSLINSYANSDKAMKGTGFPVEVKDLTRRVRTVLMATAQMQAHHMDPERLLELQLSLANSYASTPELRHTWLITMARNHEQNGNISEAACCHLHIAALMSEYLKLKGVGTMDWGAAAFTAISRNIPRDEKGLKLDSGAQDSQYTEQMMLDQLKECADYLDRAERFECLGPLYKLILPIYEKRRDYVALAHSYEHLTQSYNKVVEVNRSGKRMLGRFYRVVFYGQIYFEEDHAVEFVYKEFKLTSLSEICDRLYKQYKDKFGAEVVKMIMDSSPVDVNALDSKLAYIQVTHVIPYFCKDELDNRLNDFEQNHDVDTFMYETPFTKTGGARGNVEDQWKRKTIVTTTYSFPYVLKRIPIKDRQIIELSPIEVAIDEMQTKVSELEEVILPPADVKKLQLRLQGSVAVTVNAGPLAYASAFLDPKISDNFQIDRVEDLKDVFRDFISVCNTALQLNARMICSDQIEYHSALKDNYQKLCTALSELLDEPFTPLDESCNSTQHRNSMALFNAISGAANNSSFGFSTFDIK, encoded by the exons GAAGTTGTATTGCCACGTAAATTTCGCACAATCTCGAGTACAATACCAAAATTTAGCGCACCACCAAATACAACAATTATCACGCACAATAATAATGTGTCATCATCGCACAATGGAAGTATTTCTTCGTCCCAACAACAAAATGGCAATGGTAATCTATCCAGACAGAATTCACAATCGTCCACACAATCATCCTCCTCTCCGAATGGTTCATTAGGATCAATTACTTCACCACTATCAGCGACTtcttcatcatcgtcgtcgtcgagtTCGACTTTGAAGACAAGCACCGGAACGATAAGTCAGAGGCCATCATCACCAATCGGGGGGACGTTGCTAACCCGACAGGCACTGTATACGTATCAAACGAATAATCACTTGGTCCATTATAAGTACAGTACTTATGGTGGAACTTGTCATGATCTTCCAAA aatcattcCAGCAGAACAATTAAAGGAAGAACTTTATGAAATCGATGCCGATCAGGATCGTATCGATGAACAAATGACGAGGTCACAGGCTGATTCCATAACCAAACAAGGTTATCTTTTAAAAGGTCCCGACACAAGTTCCGATCGAATGTTTGCCAATATTGGTTCAAAGTCCTTTAAACGGAGATACTGCTATCTCCGTCAAGAGGTCGATGGAACCTACATTCTGGAACTGCACAAAGACGAACGACAGGGTGAGGCAAAAGCTACTATTGTCATGGATTTTTGTACCGAAGTTGTACAG AATCCAAAACGAAGTCGCTTATGTTTTGAGCTACGCATGACCGCAGGACACAAATCCTTCACCCTGGCCGCAGAAAATGACGAAGATTTTAAAGACTGGCTGTGTAAACTGTCATCGGTTttgcaacaaaacaaaatccaagAAGACAAACGTGTCTCCAGTTTGGAACGAGCTCCACCACCTAGTCCAAGTACCATGATGTTTGGTACCCTCAAAGGTCTCGATCAGAGCATGAATCCTCAACTAATAAAATATGGTCGTGAGACTGACATATCAATTGCCCAAGCTCGAAGAGAAAACAGACGACGACTGTTTGCATGTTATCAGTCTCCCAGTAAAGCCACAATTACTGATCATGTAGACCAGTATCGTGAGCAATTTGGCCAACGAATACTTGTCACTTGTaatagtttgaaatttcgactaCAAAATCCCACGTGCGAAGGGGAAAAAGAATCTCTGTGCCAAGTTGAACCTTATATAACGAGTTTGGCTTTGTATGATGCCAAAGCTGGACGAAAATTGACtgaaacattttattttgatataaattcGGAAAATGTCAAAGATATGCTCCCGAGTCATTGTTGTGGGCCGAAAATTGAAATGAATGGTAGTGGACCGAAAAAAGTCATGAATGGTGTTGATTTGCCATCTGAATTGGCCAAGTTACCTGAAGATTGGCTAACTTATCCAAAACAAGCTATTCTCAGTGTGACAACTCCTCATCCTGATGTCTTTTTGGTCGTTAAGATCGAGAAGATTCTTCAGGGTGGGATTAATCAATCTACAGAGCCATATCTCAAAGCTGCAAAGGATCCCAAAGCTGGTCTGAAACTCCACAAGTCGGTCAGGTCGTACTCCCAAAAGATTGGACACTATCGTATGCCATTTGCATGGGCTGCTAGACCATTATTCCGACTCTACAGCAGTGAATTGGATACAACAATTGAATTTCCTGCGATATATCGACAAGATGCCAATCGATTGAAGGACGAAGAGCTGCTAAGGCTTCTGGCCGAGTACCGGAAACCGGATAAATTTAGTAAACTAACTGTGATACCCGGATGTATTAAGATCGATATTGAAGGAATATCGGAACTGCCAAATA attcattGACAACAACACTGGCGCCATTAAAGCCATTTCCTATGCCGCCAGTAGTTGAGCCAACATTGGAATTATCAGAATTCCAAAGCACCTCAGAACGTGATATAAATCCTTATACAACATTTGTTAATCACTTTTTTGTCTATCCCATTGGACTATCATTTGATAGTCAGAAAGTATTTTCAAGAGCTCGCAATATAACGGTGATTATTGAACTCAGAGAAACGGATGGAGATGATTCAAAAGCACTTAAA TGCATTTATGGGCGACCAGGACAAGATTTATTTGTTTCACAAATAGCCTGTCCGGTATTGCATCACAGTACAACACCAACATGGTATGAAGAGATTAAATTGCGCCTGCCATTGCATCTAACACAACAGCATCATTTGCTCTTCTCATTCCTACACGTTTCGTGTAATCTGGCAAAGAAACGCGATACGAATGCTTCATTTGAGACGCCAGTAGGTTATGCCTGGTTGCCATTGCTGAATAagggaaaaattaatttagaagAACAAATATTGCCAGTGGCTGCTACGCTGCCCAGTGGATATTTGTCCATTCAGCCACTTGGTTTAGGAAAGGGG cAGAATTGTGGCCCCGAAATCCAGTGGATCGATAACCAGCGTCCACTCTTCACAGTAACATTCCGCTTGGATTCAACTGTCCTAACAGCCGATCAACATTTACATAATTTCTTTGCTCATGCGGAGAAACTCCTTGaaagtggaaaaatctcagCTATACCAGCCGAATCAGAAACATGTAAAATTCTCAAGGCTGCTCATGCAATTCACATAACCTCACTTATAACATTCCTGCCAACAGTTCTTAATGAACTATTTACACTGCTTGTTAATACTACAAGTGAAGAAATTGGTCTCAATGTAATACGCCTACTGACTAATATCATTCACATGGTTATTGAAGAAGCTGGAAGAAAAGAATTACTCGCTTCATATTGCAAGTATGTCTTTTATGCACCAAATTTCAGTCAGAAAGGACTAGGAAGTCAAACAAGAACTGTTCATGGTGAATTATGTCGACATTTGCCATCAATTTTACATCCTAACAATACAGACTTTTTAATTGTCAATAAATTCATGAAGTATTCTGGGATCTTCTTCGATATTGTGATTAAGAGCATGGCTCAGCATTTACTTGACACCGGAAGAATACGAATGCATCGAAATGAGAGATTCCCAAAGGAATTTCCAGCCAAGATTGATTCCCTGATTCAAGTATTGGTGCCATATTTGATTGCCCGTTACAAGGATCTTCCCATAGAGACCCAACAACTGAACAAATCTTTGTCTGTGTTTGTCAAACGATGTCTGACTTACATGGATCGAGGTTTCGTCTTTAAATTGATCCGATTTTACATGGAGAGCTTTGCTCCCGGTGATCCTCGCACTCTTCAAGAgttcaaattcaatttccttCAAGAAATCTGCCAGCACGAACATTTTGTTCCACTAAATCTGCCATTCCTTTTGAATCCTAAGAACCGCCCACCAGAAATGATGCATCATTTCACTCTATCCGAGGATTTCTGCCGGCAACACTTCCTCTCTGGGCTGATGTTGCAGGAAGTCAAGAGTAGTTTGAATGAGATGGCCAATGTGAGACGCCATGCTTTGGGAATATTCAAGAATCTTCTAGCCAAGCATGAGCTAGATGACAGATACCAAAATAGAGGACAATTGGGACGGATTGCTTTACTCTATGTCCCCTGGTTGGGCATAGTTCTGGAGAATCTCAACCGAATCCCTGATCTTATGGAAGAAGGCGCCCAAAAGCAACCATTTGGAGGTGAAAATGGTTCGTTCACTCAGAGAATCTCATCGAGTAGTAGTTATGTCTTCTCCAAAGACATCGGAGTCACATCCTCCGCCAGTACTCCACGAGCTCGCAATCGAATGACCCTCCACATTGAACATCCCAATCCAATGCGTGGTTCAATGAACATCAAAGACTCCAACTATCTAGCAGCCATAGCTGGACAAATCATAACCAATGGCAACTCGGAGACATCCCTCAACTCCATCAACTCAGAATCTGGTTCCAATGACACAACTCATATTCACAATGATAATGAAGTTGCCCTCCGGAACGGCCACAATCGTTCAATAAGTGTCACTCAACCAATGACAAGAAGTGATAAATTCTCTGCGATAGAAACTAAAGATTTGCTAACAGCGTTTCTCTTTGTCATAAAGCACCTGGCCCAGGATCAGATGATTGGATGGTGGCAGAATTGCACTGAGACAGAAGTTGTATCATTCTTAACCATCCTTGATCTGTGTCTAGTCCATTTCCGCTATGTGGGAAAGAAAAATTTAGTCTTGAATGAGGATTTGGGGAAGAGTAGTCGTCTAGCTAAAGCGAGTACCCTGCCAGCTCGAATGGCACCACCAAATTTAGAAAATGGTAATGCTCATGAAACAGGTACGCTGAATCTCACACAGAATCGAGAAAATCTAGTCGAAGAAACAGTTCGAAGCCAGTTGGCGCTGTATGAATCGAACTTTGCCACAGAAGTCGGAATGATTATTCTCGATTGCATGGGTCTTTATTCGATACAATTCCGGGACAAGCTTAATGAGAGTTGTGTGCTCCCAAAACTAGCTAGAGTCTATTTGCGATATCTTCAGTTGGGTCAATCGGAGAATCTGTCCAAACATGTATTCGCTGCGCTGAGAGCATTCATTAACAACTTCTCTCCAGCGTTATTCAAAGGGAATGCCCTTCTTTGTGGCCAAATGGTCTATGAGCTTTTAAAAGCCTGTGACAGTAGATTAGTCACTATTCGGCACGAATCCTGTGCTGTACTTTATTTGCTGATGCGAAGTAATTTCGAATTCAGTGGAAGAAAGGGTCTGACGAGAGTTCATCTGCAAGTTATCATTTCGGTATCGCAGATGATTGGCAATGTGATTGGACTGAATAATGCCAGATTCCAGGAATCTCTATCCTTAATCAATAGTTATGCGAATAGTGATAAAGCGATGAAGGGAACTGGATTCCCAGTAGAAGTAAAAGACTTGACACGGCGGGTGAGAACAGTTTTGATGGCAACAGCACAAATGCAAGCCCATCATATGGATCCAGAGAGATTGCTTGAATTGCAATTATCTTTGGCGAATTCATATGCATCCACGCCAGAGTTGCGACATACTTGGCTCATTACTATGGCTCGAAATCATGAACAGAATGGAAATATCTCCGAAGCAGCTTGTTGTCATTTACATATTGCTGCTCTTATGTCGGAGTATTTGAAGCTTAAAGGCGTTGGTACGATGGATTGGGGTGCAGCTGCATTCACTGCCATTTCGAGAAATATTCCCCGAGATGAAAAAGGTTTGAAACTTGATTCGGGAGCACAGGATTCACAATACACTGAACAGATGATGTTGGATCAGTTGAAAGAATGTGCAGACTATTTGGATCGGGCTGAGCGTTTTGAATGCTTGGGACCGTTGTATAAATTGATTTTGCCAATTTATGAGAAGAGACGTGATTATGTTGCTTTGGCACATTCCTATGAACATTTAACACAATCTTATAATAAAGTAGTGGAGGTGAATCGATCTGGAAAAAGAATGCTGGGACGGTTTTATAGAGTGGTTTTCTATGGACAG ATTTACTTCGAAGAAGACCATGCTGTTGAGTTTGTTTATAAAGAATTTAAGCTGACTTCGCTTAGTGAAATTTGTGATAGACTCTATAAACAATATAAAGACAAATTTGGAGCTGAAGTTGTCAAAATGATAATGGATTCTTCACCG GTCGATGTGAATGCATTAGATAGCAAACTTGCTTACATTCAAGTAACCCATGTCATCCCTTATTTCTGCAAAGATGAATTAGACAATCGATTGAatgattttgaacaaaatcacgaTGTTGATACATTTATGTATGAAACACCATTTACAAAAACTGGTGGTGCTCGTGGTAATGTTGAAGATCAATGGAAAAGAAAAACTATCGTTACaa CTACATATTCATTTCCATATGTTCTGAAAAGAATTCCCATCAAAGACCGTCAAATAATCGAACTAAGTCCAATCGAAGTTGCCATCGATGAAATGCAAACTAAAGTTTCCGAATTGGAAGAAGTCATTCTTCCACCAGCCGATGTTAAGAAACTCCAACTGCGCCTGCAAGGCAGTGTTGCAGTCACAGTCAATGCTGGTCCATTGGCTTATGCTTCGGCATTTTTGGATCCAAAAATTTCAGATAATTTCCAAATTGATCGAGTTGAagatttaaaagatgtttttag ggACTTTATAAGCGTTTGTAATACAGCCCTCCAATTAAACGCTCGCATGATTTGCAGCGATCAAATTGAATATCATTCCGCATTAAAGGACAACTATCAGAAACTCTGCACCGCATTAAGTGAGCTACTCGATGAGCCTTTTACTCCGCTGGACGAGAGTTGTAATAGCACGCAGCATCGCAACAGCATGGCTTTATTCAATGCAATCAGTGGCGCTGCAAATAATTCAA GTTTTGGGTTTTCAACGTTTGATATAAAATAG